Genomic window (Chitinophagales bacterium):
ATCAAAAGATAATCTCACTTGATAAATAGCTCCTTTCTCCAATTTGGCCAATTCAGATAAATCCAAATTATAATTGTAAGCTCTGTTGGCTTTAAATCCCGTTTTTCCATTAAGTTTAATCACCTGTGAATAAACCTTTCGTCCAAATCGCTTCATATTGTATGTTTCACTCAAACTTCCATTTTGTAGAAAATACAACACATTGGATTGGAAAATTTTATGAACTTCTACTTTGATTTGATTTAATCCTACCGTTTTGATAGGAACGGAAGCCCCATTATTATCTACTATAATATTTCCGTCTCCTATCAGCTGAGCACTTGGGAGCAATGAACCAAAGCTAGCCTCCTTCACATAATCTTTCGCCAATTTCTTACCATGTTTGCTTTTGGTACCGGCGAGTATCTTTAGCTCTACATCACCGAAGATATTTTGATTTGAAGGAGAAATAATCATTCTATTTCCTGTAATTTCCATGGTATTATCAAACTTACCTTCAATACTGCACATTTCTTCATTCTCAGTAGGGGAAAGAGATTCTGAAAACACTACCGTGATCTGATTATTCTTATCCTGATCGACAGACATAGAAGTCACGACAAAATCTGATTTGGTGGGGATTTCAATAACTAGATCTTCCTCGGCATTCGTTACATTTTTTAAATCAATATCCAAATCTATTTTTTGAACCTTGTCTGTAGCTGTAATTTTTTTAATGACAAAGTCATGTATCGTACCATCCGCAGAGTGCGTCCACGTCACTTGATTTTCCGTATCAAACTTAACATTAGATTCCACATCTTTTGCTTCCACAAAATCTGCTGTTTTTATGGCTCCTTGATAATCGAATACTTTAGATTGAGCTGATTCAGAAACTATCTCAATACCTTTATCAACAAAGCTTGTCGAAGGCGCTATCGTTTTCAAGGTATATTTAAATAATTCATGTTCATCATCCACTTCTCTTATAGCCTTATCCAAGGCAAACTCTATGGTATAGGATTGATCTTCTATTAGAGGTTTATTAGGGATAAATACAATCTTATTCGGAGCTTTCAAAATAGTGCGACCTTCTATACTTGGTGAAATATCAAACAAAGGAGTCTTGATCTCATCACCTATTTTCTCTCCACCCATATAGTTGTCTTGGAGCTCAATTTCAAAAGGTGAACGCACAGATACTACACCATAGGTAAAGCCTGAAATATAGCGACTGAAGCTACTAGGCGGCAACTCCATATTTTTATTTTTACAAGAAAATTCTAGAAGCAGTAAAACTGCAAGTAACAATCTTAAACAAGGACGCATAATGGAAGAAAATTAAAGTATTGATACAAATTTAAGGCAATAACGCATTGGGGTTTTAGAAATTTTAAGAACCAAGGAGAAATGTGGAAAAAGATAGGAGTTGTAAATCGATTATATTTTAATGGAGCGACAACTAAGTTCATCAAGACGAGTATTAACTCTCATAATCCAAGAACTATTCACATCAAAGCGAAAATATAGTCTGACGGAGCGCCAACGAACTTCATTAAAGCTATTATTAACTCTTACAAAGCAAGAATATCCTGCATCAAAGCAAAAATATACTCTTTGATAGTGATAACTAAGTTCATCAAAGCGTGTATTAACTCTCACAATCCAACAATTATTCACATCAAAGCGAAAATATAGTCTGACGGAGCGCCAACGAACTTTATTAAAGCTATTATTAACTCTTACAAAGCAAGAATATCCTGCATCAAAGCAAAAATATACTCTTTGATAGTCACAACTAAGTTCATCAAAGCGAGTATTAACTCTTTAACAAAAACTACCCTTCTTCCCTATCAAAACCCCATCTCTCAAGGGTAAAATGCTACATTTCCAACCAGATTCAGTAAACATAGCGTTCGTTGTTTGCAAAATAGCATTGGTTCTATTATCAGGTTTTTCATCAAGCACTTGTCCACTCCATAGAATATTGTCCACGAGGATAAATCCACCTGGTCTGATCTTATTTTTTAAACAATGAAAATAATTAGGGTAGTTTGCTTTGTCAGCATCGATAAAAGCGAGATCAACGGAATTATCGCCTAAGGTTTCACAAAAAGGCAAGGCTTCTTCCAGTCGATATTCAATAAGATTTTCTAAATGGAGTTTTTGAAAATATTTCTTAGGTAAATGAGAAATTTCTTCATTAACATCAAGTGTTATAAGCTTAGAATCTTTGGACATAGCCAAAGCCATGCAAATCGCACTATAACCTGTATATGTTCCGAGTTCGACCACTAATTTAGGATTCAAGGCCGAAACAAATTGATGCAAAAACATTCCTTGTTCCTTACCTGAGAGCATATTGGGCATGGGGATAGACGCGTAGGTCTCTTTCTCCAATTCCTCTAATTCTGGACAAAGGTGAGCGGTCAAGTTTGAAATATAAGATTGAATATCAGGATGGGTAATATGCACGGTAAACTATTTAGTAAGGAGAAATTTTGATTGATTAATTTTGCAAAGATATGAAGTCAAGGAATAGAATTTGTGAACTTTTTAATATAGAAAAACCTATCATTCAAGCAGGAATGATATGGTGCAGCGGTTGGGAATTGGCTTCGGTTGTTTCGAATAGCGGAGGACTCGGAATTATCGGTGCAGGGTCTATGTATCCTGATATATTGAGAGAGCATATTCAGAAATGCCAATCCGCTACAGATAAACCTTTTGCGGTCAATCTACCTCTACTTTATCCAGATATAGATCAACATATACTATCTTGCATCGAATTGAAAGTACCTATAGTATTCACATCAGCAGGAAATCCAAAAACATGGACGGAAACGTTGAAGAAAGAAGGTATCAGGGTTGTTCATGTAGTGAGTTCAAGTAAATTTGCACTTAAAAGTCAAGATGCAGGAGTAGATGCTATCGTAGCAGAAGGCTTCGAAGCAGGCGGACACAACGGACGTGAAGAGACCACGACCATGTGTTTAATTCCTAAGGTAAAAGCCACGATTCAAATTCCACTAATTGCAGCAGGTGGCATAGGTTGCGGCAAGAGTATGCTCGCCGCTTTTGCTCTCGGAGCAGATGCTGTGCAGATAGGTAGTAGATTTGTGGGAAGTATAGAATCCAGTGCGCACAGCCTTTTCAAAGAAAAAGTATTGACTGCACAAGAAGGTGATACTCGACTAAGTCTGAAAGCTTTAACTCCTGTGCGATTATTAAATAATGATTTCGCTCAAAAAGTAGTGTCTGCCGAAGCGAGCTGTGCGAGTAAAGAAGAGCTAGAGGTCTTATTAGGACGTGGACGAGCAAAGAAAGGAATGTTTGAAGGTGACCTCATCGAAGGGGAATTAGAAATAGGTCAGGTCAGTGCGAATTTCTCCGAATTGAAGTCAGCTGCTGACATCGTGGATGAAATCTGGAATGAGTTTCTCGCAGAAAAACAAAAACTCATAGATCGATGACTATAGCGCAGGCTAGGACGGTATTAGGTTTATCAGAGAACTTCGACCTAGACCAACTCAAAACGCAATACCGAAAAAAAGTGCTCATAGCCCACCCTGATAGAAATGGTGGGGATGAGAAAAAGTTTCTTTTAGTTCAGCAAGCGTTCGAAATTCTAACCAACTTCAAAGAAAATGGAAGAGTATATCAACAAGCGAACCAAAAAAGACATCACAATCCAGGAGGAGTATATGAGCAGCGACGACAAGCGGAGCAAGCCTATAAAGAGAAAGCCCATTATTACTATCAGCGAAAACGCAGAGTGCGCAGAGATGAATCTATTGTCGATGAATTTAGAACCAATGTTAAATATTTTTTCCTTACAGTATTAATCTTTATCGCTTTTTTTATTTTGCTTTTAATTGCAATGGCATTTGGGGCTTTTGGTGTAATCTTCTTATTGGTAGTCAGTGCCGTTAGCATTTCTAGAGTTAATTTTAAAAAATTCAAGTTGTAGTCAGAAGTCTAAAGTAGCAAGGTAAAAGTTTAAAGTTTCCTAATTGCTTGGTAAACCCATAAGTTTAATCTAATTTTGACACGAAGTAACTTTCAACTTTATACTTTTCACTTTTAACTAATTTATGAGTAAAAACTTCATTCGAATCGCCTACGCACTCAATATCCTTGTCTTGATCGCTGCATGGTGGATAGGTGTTAAAATCATAGAAGGTGCGCAACCCTTATCCAGTGGATTAGGCTATTATGCCAAAGATACGACGACGGCGATGCAATATATCGTGCGAGATTTTTCCTTTTATGACCAGGATTCACAACTCATCACGAGAAAAAACTTTGAGAACAAAATTTGGGTAACCGATTTTTTCTTCTCCACCTGCGAAGGCATTTGTCCCATTATGAATATGAATTTGGCTGCTATACAAGATAGCTTTGCTGCGGATACGAATATTCTCATGTTATCACATACCGTAGACCCAGAAACGGATAATGTAGCGACACTTAAAACTTATGCACAAAAACACCGAGCGATAAAAAACAAATGGCATTTCGTCACAGGAGAGGCGGCGACTATTTATGACTTGGCCAGAACCTCCTACTTCGCTGCTACACCCAAAGACAGCACCCACGGAGAAGACTTTGTCCATAGTCAACTCATCTGCTTGATAGACCCGCATCTGCATATTCGTGGTTATTACGATGGTACTAGTGGGAAAGATATGCTCAAATTGGTCAAAGATATTCGACTGCTGAAAATAGAGTATGAAATGGTGAAGAAGGAGAAGTGGTTGGGAGTGTTTTAGATTTGAGAATTGAGATGTTAGAATTATGACTTTTCGGCTTTGTCTTTTCGAGAAATTTGTTTGACGGGAGTTGGAACACAAAGAAACACTAAGATATAGCACAAAGACACACAAAGTCTTACACAATGAATACAAAATTATCAAAAAACATAGTGTTCTCTGCGTGTTCTTTGTAAACTTTGTGTTAAAAAAATTATTATTAGTTTAAACGTAAAGTACACAACTACTTAAAAATTCAACATTCATAATTAAACCATGCTTTACCGAACCGAATGGAAATCCCCACTAGGTGAACTCATACTCATGGCTACCGAAGATAAACTCTGTCTCTGCGACTGGAAGTATCGAAACATGCGGGCTAGCATAGATAAACGAATTCTAGACTATTACAAAACTGAACTAAGAGAAGAATCCAATGAAATCATCAACGAAACCATCCACCAACTCAATGACTACTTCGAAAAAAAGCGAACCGAATTCGATATACCCCTAGAACTCATAGGCACTAAGTTTCAGCAGCGGGTGTGGCAAGAACTTCAGCGCATACCCTATGGAAAAACCATCAGCTATCTCCAACTCTCCAAAAACCTAGGCGATGAAAAAACTATACGTGCCGCCGCCACCGCCAATGGTGCCAATTGCATATCGATCCTCATTCCCTGCCACCGCGTCATAGGCTCCGATGGCGCGCTCACGGGCTATGCAGGAGGATTACCTGCTAAGAAAAAATTGTTGATTATAGAGGGAAGCGGGCAGAAGGAGTTGTTTTGAAAAAATACCAAAATTATACTTGTTAATTTAATACTGCGCAGTCTTGTTAAACTCTTGAGCATATTCATATCCAAGGAAACCTAATTTCGAACAAATTTCTATAGTATCTCCTTCTGATATAGATTCAAATAGAGGTTTTTTGATTTTGAAACACTCATCCTTTTTTGAACTTGTGTTCACATATATAGAATAAGTCCGGATACCTGAACTCTTTTTTTCGATTCTAAAATTTCTACATTGAATTTCATTCTTCGAAAAAAAATGATTTATAAAGCTTGAAATAGTTGGTGTTAGAAGAAATAAACCTAGGAATAATCCAAAGTTAACAGTATATCTTCTTTTACTTTCATGATAAGTTGAAGGTGATAGTTTTAAAATTAATAAAGTAATAATAATGGCCAATACTATGCCTAAAATTCCTGATATCCAAAAGAACCTAGTTCCTAAAAATGTATTTTCAATATTTCGAATTTCAAAAATTGATAGGAATACACTTACAAAGCAAAAAAATGAAGAAAATGGATATATAATTTTATTGAATTTAGTAGGTTTTTTTTCAAAATAAGTCTTTGGAGGAAAGAAGGCATCTATAATTAATGGCGAAAGTTGCACTAATGTTATAAGTTGATAAATTATAATAAGAAAAAATCCCAATGCTATAAATCTTCGACTTGATTTATCATCTGCCAAAATATATAATGGAACGATGCAAACTAAAATATAAAACAATCTTTTGAAAAGTTCTTTTTTTAGCATTTGATTTTCATAAAAATGGATCTCAGAACAACTAATTACTAATCACATTAAATTCAACATCTTGCTAATGCCCAGCAATTTAAGGGAAATTGATAAAGAACAATACTATTTACTCAATTTTAAGTTTTTCAAACAATATTCTATTTCGTTTTCTTTCACTTGGGTGAGCAGCTTTTAGGTTACAAGTTCTAACTTTGCTTCGCTTTCGAAGAGAAAAATTATCCATTAATTATTCTCCACATACCTCTTAAAATTATCCAAAATCGCTTGCCAGCCTTGCTGTTGAAGTTCTACAGGATTTTCATTTTCAGGATCGAAGATTATAGCGACTTCGGTTTGATTGCCATCTTCCTTGATTAAAACGTTAACCACTCGATTATCTGGCATCGTATAAGTATAGCTTTCACCAGTTATAATTTCGTTATATATGGCTTCAAAGTCAAAACCAAAACTACCATCTTTGGCTTCCATACGCGCTATGTATTTACCTCCTACTTGCATTTCATTGGAAGCGGAAGGACAGTGCCATGTATCGGCTGCAAAGTTCCATTTCGTGATATGCTCGGGTTTTGTATAATAGTCCCAAACTTTTTGTTTGTCAGCGGCAATCCTTGCTTTGATGGTTATCTTGTTATTGGTCATATATAATTGATTTAGTTTAATCGTTCTAGTACTCCCTTGCGTTTGACAATATTCTTATAATCCCACTGTATTTCTCTAGACTTCTGGAGCCAGCGTTTGAGGTCGTCAGGGATTATGTCGGTCGCATCATTGTAAAAAATGGAAGCATCTTTAAATTTCCCTCCTTTCATATTTAGCTTTTCTTCATTAAAGTCCAAGCCACTCCAAAACATCAGCCGAATTCCCTTTTTCTGTTTACTGTAACCCACGATAGGATTTCCATTTAAAAACCAGACAGGATGCCCATGCCATAACTTGGATTCGGCATCTGATAATTCATAATCAATTATTTTCACCAGCAAATCGCATATCTCTTTATCCGATTCGACTTGCTTATCGTTGTATTGTTTGATTTCTTTATTCACAATTTCAAAATTACCAAAAAAATAAACTAAATCTCAGTTTTTATAAAATCTCAATACAACCACACATCTTCAAAATGTTCTATTTCAGGTGCTTTATTGTCATAGATAAGAATAGCTAGGATATCGAGGAAAGTTTCATCTTCTATTTTGTTTTCAAATTTGTACTGATCTATGGTTTCAAGTAGAAGTTTGATTTTCTTTCTATGAACTGCTTGTTCGGGTTCTCCTCCGCCCTTTCTGGTCTTGACCTCAAAGAAAACGTACTTTCCCACTGGGTTTGTGGTGACCAGGTCTATCTCTCTTTTTCCACTTCTATAATTTTTCCGAACGATATTAAATCCTTTTCGGACTAGATATTCACATGCAATTTGCTCGCCAAATTTTCCTAAATCATTATGTTCAGCCATAGTTTTTAGCGAAATAGTTTAGTTTTGCTATCTTTTAACGAAGCAAATATAAAAAGAGATGAACGAAAAAATGCGAGAATTGACGGAGAATCTTCCGAATCAAATCAGTGAAGCACTCAATATAGCCGCCCAATCAAAATTGACGCCGGTGAAAGGGATTAAAAACATTGTGATATCTGGGCTAGGAGGCTCAGGTATAGGTGCAACCTTAGTTTCCAATTGGATTTTTGATAGCTGTAAATTTCCTATAACCATCAATAAGGGTTATTTCTTACCTAACTTTGTCAAAAAGAACACCATGGTTATCTGTAGCTCATATAGCGGCAATACAGAAGAAACTATTCATGTCTTAGAACAAGCGCATAAACTCGGTGCCAAAATAGTATGTATCTCTAGCGGAGGAAAGATGATAGATTTTTGCAAAACGAATCAACTAGACTATATACAAGTACCAGGTGGCATGCCGCCTAGAACGTGTTTGGGTTATTCTATAGTGCAATTGATGCAGGTATTGACATTTCATAAATTTATTCCAGGAAAATTATTCAAGCAATTGACCAAGATTCCTGACTTCCTCAAAAAAGAAGAGGCTTTCATTCAAAAATTATCTGCCAAGCTATGTGATAAAATTTTCGATAAAATGCCAATCATCTATGGTGATGAACGATTTGAAGGAGTCGTCGTTCGGTATAGACAGCAGATCAATGAAAACGCTAAAATGCTTTGCTGGCATCATGTGATTCCAGAGATGAATCACAATGAAATGGTAGGCTGGAGAGATGAGAATCATAATCTAGCTGTTTTATTTATCGATAACAATCTAGATTTTAAACGCAATGTGCAGCGCAGAGAAATCAATGAAGAAGCTATAAGGAAGTATACTCCTAATATTCATCATATCCAATCAAAAGGTAGAAATATTATAGAGCAATCGTTCTACCATATTTTCTTTACGGATATTTTATCGATATATCTAGCGGAGAAAAGAGGTTTTGAGTCTATGGAAATAGATGTTATCAACCATTTGAAGTCGACACTAGAGAAGACAAGCTTTTAAGTTTTTGTTTTTCTAAAGTGGAAAAGAAATAATTAATAAAAAATATTAAACCTTTTGCACTATTTTTGTCTCTTAGGAATAATTAAATCATCATTATCATGAAAAAATCATTTTTAATCCTAATAACGAGCGCACTCCTTTTGGGTTCTTGTAAAAAGGCAGCTGAGACTATCGATGAAATTCAAAAAGACAAAACCATGGCACAGGACAATCATATGGCAGAAGATGAAGCCGATGATATCAGTGTAATCTCTGATGAAGCCTATAGCTATGGAGAATTAAAATCCAGAGGTGGTTCTGGTGGATCTGGCATTATGGGAGATACCGTAAAAATCATTCGCTCTAAAACTGATAGTACGATCACTATCGATTTTGGTATCAATGGTATCATAGGTAAAAATGGTAAAATCCGTAAAGGAAAAATTATAATAAAGTTTAATGGTGGATACAGGGTTGTGGGTTCTGCCATTAGCCAGACTTTTGACAATTATTTTGTAAATGGCAAAAAAATAGAAGGAACTAGATCCATCACCTACAAAGGAGACTCTAGTGGTATGCCAAAATGGACCATTCAATCTGACTTGACGATTACAAAAAACGATGGTAAAAAAGTAACATGGTCTAGTACTAGAACTCGTATAATGACAGCTGGATATTCAACTCCGCTCAACTGGTACGATGATGAATACACTATAACAGGAACAGCGAATGGAACCACGTCCAATGGTGACACCTACACGATGTCTATTGGCAAGCCTTTGTTTATAAAAGTTAGTTATACTCCTCCAACGCTTTGTAAATACATAATTGACGGTACCATTACATATACTAGAGGTTCCAGAACAGCAACTCTCGACTATGGCTATGGTGGAATTACTAGTTGTGACAATCAAGCTGAACTCAACTATAATGGCTCGAAAACCATTATAACACTATAACCCTACACTGCTGTGTATCTAACGAAGTTTAGCTAGACTTTACTTCGAAAGATGAAACGTAAACCTCTCTAAATCCCCGAACTATCGGGGATTTTTTTTTAACTTTACCCTGTGATGCAGTTGGCAAGAGAAATATTAAAAAAATATTGGGGATATAGTGATTTTAGACCAGCCCAAATACCAATAATTGAATCTGTAGTATCAGGACGAGATACCCTAGGATTATTAACCACAGGAGGTGGTAAATCCATTTGCTTTCAGGTACCTGCTATGATGACTGAGGGTACATGCGTCGTCGTAAGCCCTCTGATAGCCTTGATGAAAGATCAGGTAGCTCAGCTCAATCGACGTAAAATTCCTTCGGCAGCCTTTTATTCAGCTCAATCGAAAGAAAATCAAACTAAAATATTAGACTATCTTCATGCTGGTAAATTGAAATTTCTCTATATTTCACCGGAGCGATTAAATACTCAAGATTTTAGAACTCGATTGAGGCAAGTGAAAATCAATTTATTAGTCATAGATGAAGCTCATTGTATTTCCCAATGGGGTTATGACTTTCGTCCAGCTTATTTAAAGATAACCAATGCCTATGAAGTATTAACAAAAGTTCCTATACTAGCCTTGACTGCTACTGCTACACCGAGGGTCGTGGAGGATATTCAGGAAAAATTAGAAATGAAGCAACCGAAGATATTCGTTTCTAGTTACTTCAAACCAAACTTGAGTTATCAAATTAAGTTTTCGGAACGTAAAGTCGAAGATTTAGTAGCATGGATAAATAGGCTATCAGGTTCCGGCTTGATCTATGTCAATAGACGAATAGTAGCAGAAGAACTAGTCAAGCAATTGCGAAATCAATTCCATATAAATGCTGATTACTACCATGCAGGATTGTCAGCAGAAGTAAGGAATGAGAAACAAGATGCCTGGCTTAAAAATCCGAATTCCATAATGATAACAACAAATGCTTTTGGAATGGGAATAGATAATCCAAAAGTGAATTATGTGATACATTATCATTTCCCAGCGAGTCTGGAAGCATATTTCCAAGAATGTGGACGCGCAGGAAGAGGTGGACAAAAAAGCTATGCCATCAGTTTAATTTCAGATGCAGACATACATGAAAAGGAAGAATTAATAAAAAACTACCCAACAATAGACGAGGTGAAAAACCTCTTATTATTATTATTCAATTACTTCGATATCCCTTATGAAACAGGGAAAAACAGGCGATTCAATTGGTCGATAGATGAGTTTCTTATCAAATACAAACTAGATTACGGACATACCCAGAAATGCCTGCAAATTCTAGAAGATAACGAGTTTATATATATTCAAGATGCTTTCTATAAACCAGATGAAATACAGATAATAGCCAATGAAAATCAAATAAAAGATTTCAAAGATCAATATCCTGACTATGGACAATTATTGACTAATATGATTCGTGGTT
Coding sequences:
- a CDS encoding O-methyltransferase, which produces MHITHPDIQSYISNLTAHLCPELEELEKETYASIPMPNMLSGKEQGMFLHQFVSALNPKLVVELGTYTGYSAICMALAMSKDSKLITLDVNEEISHLPKKYFQKLHLENLIEYRLEEALPFCETLGDNSVDLAFIDADKANYPNYFHCLKNKIRPGGFILVDNILWSGQVLDEKPDNRTNAILQTTNAMFTESGWKCSILPLRDGVLIGKKGSFC
- a CDS encoding methylated-DNA--[protein]-cysteine S-methyltransferase, whose product is MLYRTEWKSPLGELILMATEDKLCLCDWKYRNMRASIDKRILDYYKTELREESNEIINETIHQLNDYFEKKRTEFDIPLELIGTKFQQRVWQELQRIPYGKTISYLQLSKNLGDEKTIRAAATANGANCISILIPCHRVIGSDGALTGYAGGLPAKKKLLIIEGSGQKELF
- a CDS encoding SRPBCC family protein, whose amino-acid sequence is MTNNKITIKARIAADKQKVWDYYTKPEHITKWNFAADTWHCPSASNEMQVGGKYIARMEAKDGSFGFDFEAIYNEIITGESYTYTMPDNRVVNVLIKEDGNQTEVAIIFDPENENPVELQQQGWQAILDNFKRYVENN
- a CDS encoding YraN family protein; translated protein: MAEHNDLGKFGEQIACEYLVRKGFNIVRKNYRSGKREIDLVTTNPVGKYVFFEVKTRKGGGEPEQAVHRKKIKLLLETIDQYKFENKIEDETFLDILAILIYDNKAPEIEHFEDVWLY
- a CDS encoding DUF1801 domain-containing protein, whose product is MNKEIKQYNDKQVESDKEICDLLVKIIDYELSDAESKLWHGHPVWFLNGNPIVGYSKQKKGIRLMFWSGLDFNEEKLNMKGGKFKDASIFYNDATDIIPDDLKRWLQKSREIQWDYKNIVKRKGVLERLN
- a CDS encoding nitronate monooxygenase, producing MKSRNRICELFNIEKPIIQAGMIWCSGWELASVVSNSGGLGIIGAGSMYPDILREHIQKCQSATDKPFAVNLPLLYPDIDQHILSCIELKVPIVFTSAGNPKTWTETLKKEGIRVVHVVSSSKFALKSQDAGVDAIVAEGFEAGGHNGREETTTMCLIPKVKATIQIPLIAAGGIGCGKSMLAAFALGADAVQIGSRFVGSIESSAHSLFKEKVLTAQEGDTRLSLKALTPVRLLNNDFAQKVVSAEASCASKEELEVLLGRGRAKKGMFEGDLIEGELEIGQVSANFSELKSAADIVDEIWNEFLAEKQKLIDR
- a CDS encoding bifunctional phosphoglucose/phosphomannose isomerase — its product is MNEKMRELTENLPNQISEALNIAAQSKLTPVKGIKNIVISGLGGSGIGATLVSNWIFDSCKFPITINKGYFLPNFVKKNTMVICSSYSGNTEETIHVLEQAHKLGAKIVCISSGGKMIDFCKTNQLDYIQVPGGMPPRTCLGYSIVQLMQVLTFHKFIPGKLFKQLTKIPDFLKKEEAFIQKLSAKLCDKIFDKMPIIYGDERFEGVVVRYRQQINENAKMLCWHHVIPEMNHNEMVGWRDENHNLAVLFIDNNLDFKRNVQRREINEEAIRKYTPNIHHIQSKGRNIIEQSFYHIFFTDILSIYLAEKRGFESMEIDVINHLKSTLEKTSF
- a CDS encoding SCO family protein — protein: MSKNFIRIAYALNILVLIAAWWIGVKIIEGAQPLSSGLGYYAKDTTTAMQYIVRDFSFYDQDSQLITRKNFENKIWVTDFFFSTCEGICPIMNMNLAAIQDSFAADTNILMLSHTVDPETDNVATLKTYAQKHRAIKNKWHFVTGEAATIYDLARTSYFAATPKDSTHGEDFVHSQLICLIDPHLHIRGYYDGTSGKDMLKLVKDIRLLKIEYEMVKKEKWLGVF
- a CDS encoding RecQ family ATP-dependent DNA helicase, translating into MMQLAREILKKYWGYSDFRPAQIPIIESVVSGRDTLGLLTTGGGKSICFQVPAMMTEGTCVVVSPLIALMKDQVAQLNRRKIPSAAFYSAQSKENQTKILDYLHAGKLKFLYISPERLNTQDFRTRLRQVKINLLVIDEAHCISQWGYDFRPAYLKITNAYEVLTKVPILALTATATPRVVEDIQEKLEMKQPKIFVSSYFKPNLSYQIKFSERKVEDLVAWINRLSGSGLIYVNRRIVAEELVKQLRNQFHINADYYHAGLSAEVRNEKQDAWLKNPNSIMITTNAFGMGIDNPKVNYVIHYHFPASLEAYFQECGRAGRGGQKSYAISLISDADIHEKEELIKNYPTIDEVKNLLLLLFNYFDIPYETGKNRRFNWSIDEFLIKYKLDYGHTQKCLQILEDNEFIYIQDAFYKPDEIQIIANENQIKDFKDQYPDYGQLLTNMIRGFEGIYYKKKVNLYKFSKTYHYNISELKNSLRNLAKKEIIHYEAASNKPTLEFLIDKLAAKDIPLDIQQYRKRKEILLNQLQACLNYIQSKKPCRSQQLLTYLGELNSDKCGICEVCLGEKNFISQEDYLRMRDILLLNLELNNYTPIDKLAKLLKKYPEQAIRKVLDRMLEINEIEKGVGEVFRRKKSF
- a CDS encoding DnaJ domain-containing protein, translated to MTIAQARTVLGLSENFDLDQLKTQYRKKVLIAHPDRNGGDEKKFLLVQQAFEILTNFKENGRVYQQANQKRHHNPGGVYEQRRQAEQAYKEKAHYYYQRKRRVRRDESIVDEFRTNVKYFFLTVLIFIAFFILLLIAMAFGAFGVIFLLVVSAVSISRVNFKKFKL